CAGGATTTAAAAGTTTTGAGTGAGGTATCAAGCCTGCTAAAACAATTTAAAGGCTTTAACCACTTTACCGATCTGAACGAAATGGTGAGCAAGCTGGAGGATAAAATCTATTCGCAAAAAACACACAGCACACCGGTTATCGATTTTGAAAAAAACGACAACCTGAAGGGGCTGGAGTATATCGAGGTTATCCGTAAGGCCATCGTAGCTAAAAAAACCATGTGCATTACCTACCAATCGTTCAAAGCGCGCGAGGCTAACACCTTTTGCTTTAGCGGGTACCTATTAAAAGAGTACCGCAACCGCTGGTTTGTATTGGGCATGCCACATAAAAGAAATGCCCAAATGTTAAACCTGGCACTCGATAGGATTCAAACCATAGAAGAGCATTCCGATGAGTACCGCGAAAATAAATCGATAGATTTTGGCACTTATTATAGTGATGTTATCGGTGTAACCAAATCGCCGGGACAGCGCGATACACAGGTTGTGTTCTGGATTGATGATGCCAACGCACCCTACGTGATTACCAAGCCCCTGCACCATACTCAAAAAGTAGTGAGCGAAGAGAACGGCGGCAAAGTTTTTACTATCCGCGTAATCATGAATTTTGAGCTGGAACGCGAACTGCTGGGTTTCGGCCCCAAAATAAAGGTATTAGGACCCAGGATTTTGGTTAAACAGATGAAGATATTATTGCAAAAATCGCTCAACAGATATGAAGTTCCCTCGGCTATACAGGTTAGTTCGGAAGAATAAAGGGCAATGTTCAGTTGTAAAAGTTTTCCTCCGGTTTGTATCCCTTTCCATCGGTTTGTGTCCTTACAAACCACTATTCCAATGGCAGTTTGTTCGGACTGGGCAACCGGACTATATATTGGGAAGATGCCTGTGAGGACACAGTTTTCGGGAAAACATTTTGACCTTTTGCCCATCACCTTTAGCCTTTCCCCTTTCCTCCCCGCTTCTTCGATGCCTTAGCTACCTTATTAAACTCCAAAGCCAAACCTATCCAATAGTCAAATTTTTTATTGGAGCCAATGTCGTCTCCATCAACCCAAACATAATCCTTCATTACCCGGCCGCCGTTTATCATCTGGCGGCAATCGCCATTTTCCAGTTCAACAGCTGCCTGGTTTTGGCCAATGCGGAAAAGCAGGCCGTTATCGCGTACGCAAACGCACATCTTGTCATCAACCATAAAGCACAATCCCTGGAACATTTTTATCTCGTCAATTTTAGGCTGTTCGCTTAGCGCTTCGCGCACGCGGTTGGTTAATTGTTCGTCGTAAGCCATGTGGTGTTAAGTTAATAGTACTAAGTCTTGAGTCAAAAGTCAATTTATTCTTTTTTGCTGAGAGCTTAAGACTTTCGACTAAAACTATCGTAATTGCATGATTAATAAAGTAATAGGTGTTATTAGATAATTTTATGAAATTAACGAAAATCAGGTTACTTTCAATTGCGCCAAATCTTTTTTAATCCGGTTTTTCTCACTTACAGTTTTGGCCAGGTTTAACGCGGTTTGTAAATGAGCTATGGCAGATGTGTTATCTGCATCTTTATACAAATGGCCCAATAACACGTGGTACAGGTGGTTATCGTTCAGCTTTAATTTTTCGGCTTCAATAATGGCATCCTGTTTGCCACGGGCTTTGTACAGGGCATAGGTGCGGTTGAGCGCGGCAGCGGGCGAATAGGCAATTTGCAGCAGGCGGTTGTATAACTGCAGGATGCTTTCCCATTTATCTATAGTATCCTCCTTTACGGTATGCCAGTAGGCAATGGCAGCTTCCAGGTGGTATTTGTTTACCTGGCTGCCTTTGGAGGCCAGTTCCAGGTAGTATTTTCCTTTATCTATCAGCTCATCAACCCAAAGGCGGGTATCCTGATCGTCATACCGCACCATTTCGCCATGTTCATCGGTACGGGCATCAAAACGCGAGGAATGGAAACACATCAGCGCCATCAGGGCATAAGTTTCGGGCAGGTTGGTTAGTTCATTTTCAATAAGCAGGTAGGTGAGGCGCATGGCCTCTAAACAAAGGTCTTTGCGTAAAGGTGCATCCTGGCTGGTAGAGTAATAGCCTTCGTTAAACAATAAATACAGGGTAGTTAAAACCGCCTGCAGCCTTTTGCTTATTTGGGAAGTGGCCGGGAATTCAATCTTCACTTTTTCTTCCCGTAATTTTTCCTTCGCCCTGAACAGGCGTTTATTGATGGTGGCTCTGTTGGATAAAAAAGCGTCGGCAATTTCATCAATCCCAAACCCGCAAAGAATTCTTAATGCCAGGCTCACCTGTGCCTCGGCAGGTAATACCGGCTGGCAAATGGCAAACATCAGCTGTAGCTGGCTGTCATTAATGTGTTTGTCCGACAGGTCTATTTCAAACTCAGCATAATCCGGCTGTGCCGACTGCAGGATGGGGGTGACTTTTTGGTCGAAGATCTTATTGCGCTTTAAATAATCTTTGGCCCTGTTGCGGGCAACAGCGTAAAGCCAGGCTACCGGATTTTCGGGCAGGCCCTTAAGCCCCCAGGTTTCGGCGGCGCTTAAAAAAGTTTCACTGGCTATATCTTCGGCAATTTCGGGATGCTCAAAACCAAAGTGCTTGTATAGCACCGATACTATTTTACGGTACTCGGTACGGAATAAATGCGGCAGCAGTTCGGTATTGTTCATGGCAAGCATAATGCCACCTCCCGCATGCAGGAGGTGGCAGCATAAAATTACATATTCATGGGTACAATCTGGCGCACCTCAACATTACCACCAACCAGCAAAATTGGGCAGCCTTTTGAAATTTCGGTAGCCTCTTCCAAAGTATCGCACTTGATGATGGAGTAGCCGCCTATTAATTCTTTAATTTCAACATAAGGGCCGTTGGTAACTATCCCATCTGGCCTTATTACAGATCCTGTGCCGTTATACAGGCGGTTGCCATTGGTAACCAGCTTGTTTTGTGCGGCAACACCGCCCAGCCAGTCCATCCATAATTTCATGGTTGCCTGCATTTGCTCTGGCGACCGTGACTCTGTAGCGTTTTCCTCAACTTGTCTGAAGATCAATAAAAATTCGTTCATGATGATTTAAATTTTGGTGATTAAAGCTATAAGACGATCAGGTTTTGCCGGATAGGACAACGGTCCGAAAAATATTTATATATTTCAATTACCGGTTCAAGATACGCCAAATTTGCAATCGAAAAATAAATGTAGCATTTTAAAAAATCCTGTATCTAAACAACCGAAAACAAAATAAGGGCATGTCGTTCGAAGAAATTTACGATACATATTACAGCAAGATATTCCGTGTATGCATGGGCTACATGAACGATCATGACCGTGCCCGCGATGTTACGCAGGATACATTTATTTCCGTTTGGCAAAAACTGGATCAGTTCAGGAACGAATCGGCCATAGGTACGTGGATTTTCCGCATCG
The genomic region above belongs to Mucilaginibacter sp. KACC 22773 and contains:
- a CDS encoding helix-turn-helix transcriptional regulator, giving the protein MPVNRNALIRYRTIDNCLQNRYKKWTLDDLIDACSDALYEFEGIDKGVSRRSVQADIEMMRSNKLGYEAPIIVVDKKYYTYADKNYSITNSPINQQDLKVLSEVSSLLKQFKGFNHFTDLNEMVSKLEDKIYSQKTHSTPVIDFEKNDNLKGLEYIEVIRKAIVAKKTMCITYQSFKAREANTFCFSGYLLKEYRNRWFVLGMPHKRNAQMLNLALDRIQTIEEHSDEYRENKSIDFGTYYSDVIGVTKSPGQRDTQVVFWIDDANAPYVITKPLHHTQKVVSEENGGKVFTIRVIMNFELERELLGFGPKIKVLGPRILVKQMKILLQKSLNRYEVPSAIQVSSEE
- a CDS encoding TfoX/Sxy family protein codes for the protein MAYDEQLTNRVREALSEQPKIDEIKMFQGLCFMVDDKMCVCVRDNGLLFRIGQNQAAVELENGDCRQMINGGRVMKDYVWVDGDDIGSNKKFDYWIGLALEFNKVAKASKKRGGKGKG
- a CDS encoding RNA polymerase sigma factor is translated as MNNTELLPHLFRTEYRKIVSVLYKHFGFEHPEIAEDIASETFLSAAETWGLKGLPENPVAWLYAVARNRAKDYLKRNKIFDQKVTPILQSAQPDYAEFEIDLSDKHINDSQLQLMFAICQPVLPAEAQVSLALRILCGFGIDEIADAFLSNRATINKRLFRAKEKLREEKVKIEFPATSQISKRLQAVLTTLYLLFNEGYYSTSQDAPLRKDLCLEAMRLTYLLIENELTNLPETYALMALMCFHSSRFDARTDEHGEMVRYDDQDTRLWVDELIDKGKYYLELASKGSQVNKYHLEAAIAYWHTVKEDTIDKWESILQLYNRLLQIAYSPAAALNRTYALYKARGKQDAIIEAEKLKLNDNHLYHVLLGHLYKDADNTSAIAHLQTALNLAKTVSEKNRIKKDLAQLKVT
- a CDS encoding YciI family protein: MNEFLLIFRQVEENATESRSPEQMQATMKLWMDWLGGVAAQNKLVTNGNRLYNGTGSVIRPDGIVTNGPYVEIKELIGGYSIIKCDTLEEATEISKGCPILLVGGNVEVRQIVPMNM